From Flavobacteriales bacterium, one genomic window encodes:
- a CDS encoding M20/M25/M40 family metallo-hydrolase, with amino-acid sequence MKRFLVFGLAAGCAVSVTAQDCGKINKKTLVNFEERVQYLASDALEGREAGTDGEAAARDYIVQQMTEIGLEPRGTEGFLQAFDFQRPVEVDPISTFMKWKGSSRQLNKDFYPVKYSAEATAVGEAARVGYGIVAPELGYSDYRDSTIDYSGKVFFMDIGSPDGTHPHSKFKAHHDLHTRLENAVDMAATAVVLYNTDDTAENPESLFKNILSVGIPVMFWTTYDNNDVPKGEVHISVKMSEVSDTGYNVVGYLERGSHKTIVIGAHYDHLGYGGEGSRYTGHKPMIHNGADDNASGTAGILELAAYYAKKGKKYDGNNILFIAFSAEEKGLLGSKYFVDNPTISLSAVNYMINYDMIGSLDVNDGFVINGVGTSSEWKKALEAVDCDLKYTTTESGIGPSDHTSFYLKDIPSIHFFTGATEHYHKPSDDPATLNMAGAVRIVEFTKALINDLDDVPALAFQETKQEESMRVPKFKVTLGVMPDYAFEGPGMKIDGIIPDRPAQGAGLHSGDIILRIGDMNVTDMQGYMRALAAFEKGDVVEVRFKRNGKEGTTQLTF; translated from the coding sequence ATGAAGCGTTTTTTGGTTTTCGGCCTCGCGGCCGGATGTGCTGTGAGCGTCACTGCTCAAGACTGCGGAAAGATCAACAAAAAGACCCTGGTGAACTTCGAAGAGCGGGTCCAATATCTGGCCTCCGACGCCTTGGAAGGCCGTGAAGCCGGCACCGATGGCGAAGCTGCGGCACGCGATTACATCGTTCAACAGATGACCGAAATAGGTCTGGAGCCCCGAGGTACGGAAGGATTTTTACAGGCATTCGACTTTCAGCGCCCCGTTGAGGTGGATCCCATTTCAACCTTCATGAAATGGAAAGGGTCTAGTCGCCAACTCAACAAAGACTTTTACCCGGTCAAATACAGTGCCGAAGCTACCGCCGTGGGCGAAGCCGCTCGCGTAGGCTATGGTATCGTTGCACCTGAACTCGGTTATTCCGATTACCGCGACTCCACCATAGATTACAGCGGAAAAGTGTTCTTTATGGACATCGGATCGCCCGATGGAACGCACCCACATTCAAAGTTTAAAGCGCATCACGACCTGCATACGCGACTCGAAAATGCCGTGGACATGGCAGCTACTGCCGTAGTGCTGTACAATACGGACGATACTGCCGAAAATCCGGAATCGTTGTTCAAAAACATCCTTTCAGTTGGCATTCCGGTCATGTTTTGGACCACCTACGACAACAACGACGTGCCCAAGGGTGAAGTGCATATCTCGGTTAAAATGAGCGAAGTCTCCGATACGGGGTATAATGTTGTTGGATACTTGGAGCGCGGCTCCCATAAGACCATCGTTATTGGAGCTCATTACGATCACCTCGGTTACGGTGGGGAGGGTTCGCGCTACACCGGACACAAGCCCATGATCCACAATGGGGCCGACGATAATGCGAGCGGAACGGCCGGAATCTTGGAACTGGCGGCTTACTACGCCAAAAAAGGCAAGAAGTACGACGGAAACAATATTCTTTTCATTGCCTTCAGTGCTGAGGAAAAGGGACTTTTGGGATCCAAGTACTTCGTGGATAACCCGACGATCTCATTGAGTGCCGTGAACTACATGATCAACTACGACATGATCGGTTCACTGGATGTCAACGACGGCTTCGTGATCAACGGCGTTGGAACAAGTTCGGAATGGAAAAAAGCCCTGGAGGCGGTCGATTGCGACCTTAAATACACGACCACGGAAAGCGGCATTGGGCCGAGCGACCATACGAGCTTTTACTTGAAGGATATTCCGAGCATTCACTTCTTTACCGGAGCAACCGAGCACTACCACAAACCGAGTGACGATCCGGCCACATTGAACATGGCCGGTGCCGTTCGTATCGTGGAGTTCACCAAGGCGCTGATCAACGACCTGGACGATGTCCCGGCCCTGGCCTTTCAAGAGACCAAGCAAGAAGAAAGCATGCGTGTTCCCAAGTTCAAGGTAACCCTCGGAGTAATGCCCGATTACGCTTTTGAAGGACCGGGAATGAAGATCGACGGAATCATCCCCGACAGGCCCGCACAAGGTGCCGGTTTGCATTCAGGCGATATTATTTTGCGAATTGGGGACATGAACGTCACCGATATGCAAGGTTATATGAGAGCATTAGCAGCCTTCGAAAAAGGAGATGTCGTTGAGGTGAGGTTCAAACGAAACGGAAAAGAAGGAACCACCCAACTCACTTTTTAA
- a CDS encoding SDR family oxidoreductase, whose translation MSFKEKVVWITGATSGIGEALAYEFAGQGAKLVLSARRKDQLEAVALRAKDKGASDVLVQTLDLADGTTLQPAADAVLEHYGQVDALLNNGGISQRDLALNTPLEVDRRVMEIDFFGTVVLTKAVLPSMLENGGGHIGVTSSLVGKFGSPYRSAYAAAKHALHGFYDSLRAELHDQGLKVTIFCPGFIRTQISVNAVTGSGEKLGEMEDAQANGMSPEQCASLMVKAMEQGRNEVYIGGREKLGIYVKRFFPNIFARIIRKAKVR comes from the coding sequence ATGAGTTTTAAAGAAAAGGTGGTTTGGATCACCGGGGCTACGTCGGGGATCGGCGAGGCGCTGGCGTACGAATTCGCGGGCCAGGGGGCCAAGTTGGTTTTATCGGCCCGTAGAAAGGATCAATTGGAGGCCGTGGCCTTAAGGGCCAAGGACAAGGGTGCGTCCGATGTGCTGGTACAAACGCTTGATTTGGCTGATGGCACCACGCTGCAGCCGGCGGCCGATGCGGTTTTAGAGCATTATGGACAGGTCGATGCTCTCCTGAACAATGGAGGAATCAGCCAGCGTGATCTGGCCCTCAATACACCCCTCGAAGTGGATCGCCGCGTAATGGAGATCGATTTTTTCGGTACCGTGGTGCTGACCAAAGCCGTATTGCCGAGCATGCTCGAAAACGGGGGCGGACACATCGGCGTTACGTCGAGCCTCGTCGGAAAATTCGGGAGTCCGTACCGATCGGCCTACGCGGCGGCCAAGCATGCTCTGCACGGATTTTACGATAGTTTAAGGGCCGAGCTGCACGATCAAGGACTCAAAGTGACCATCTTTTGCCCCGGATTCATTCGCACGCAGATCTCGGTGAACGCCGTGACCGGTTCCGGCGAAAAGCTGGGCGAAATGGAAGATGCGCAAGCCAACGGCATGTCCCCCGAACAATGCGCGTCGCTCATGGTGAAGGCCATGGAGCAAGGGCGAAACGAAGTTTACATCGGTGGCCGCGAAAAACTCGGGATCTACGTCAAGCGATTCTTCCCGAATATTTTCGCCCGCATCATCCGTAAAGCCAAAGTACGATAA
- a CDS encoding DUF3298 domain-containing protein produces MFFFALAGRWLLAACDPAEPKEGSSQEVDSAHVEALGYQMIDTILEFIVEDGNRGYVRIEIEFPHFYGPDLSDDLNRLIDSKLWAQARTTDRTWQEQITCYVDQYKQMQAELGYTVPWTHKESRTIRRFDDEVLTLERDYSDYSGGAHGRHETHYYNFDVQTGDTLLLDDIIKPGAREPVQALVDFHYREQEGLAPDASLTTDGILSVESIPLTENFSLEPKGIRFYYNPYEIAAYAAGAIIIEVPKSDLESYLK; encoded by the coding sequence TTGTTTTTTTTCGCCCTCGCGGGCAGATGGCTATTGGCGGCTTGCGACCCGGCCGAGCCCAAGGAGGGTTCATCCCAAGAGGTCGATTCGGCCCATGTTGAAGCCCTCGGATACCAAATGATCGATACCATTCTCGAGTTCATCGTGGAAGACGGAAACCGGGGTTATGTGCGCATCGAGATCGAGTTTCCGCATTTTTATGGTCCCGACTTATCGGACGACCTCAACCGACTTATCGATTCCAAGCTCTGGGCTCAGGCGCGCACCACGGATCGCACTTGGCAAGAGCAAATTACCTGCTACGTAGATCAGTACAAGCAAATGCAGGCCGAACTCGGTTATACCGTGCCTTGGACCCACAAGGAGTCGCGTACTATTCGCCGTTTCGACGACGAAGTGCTGACTTTGGAGCGCGACTATAGCGACTACAGTGGAGGTGCCCACGGACGACACGAAACGCACTATTACAACTTCGACGTGCAAACCGGAGATACCCTATTGCTCGATGACATCATTAAGCCGGGAGCTCGCGAACCGGTGCAAGCTCTGGTCGACTTCCATTACCGCGAGCAGGAAGGTTTGGCACCTGATGCTTCATTGACGACCGATGGCATTTTGAGCGTAGAGAGTATTCCGCTGACCGAGAATTTTTCACTTGAGCCCAAGGGTATTCGCTTTTACTACAACCCATATGAAATTGCCGCCTACGCTGCAGGGGCCATCATCATTGAGGTGCCGAAGAGTGATTTGGAGTCTTATTTAAAGTGA
- a CDS encoding DUF2892 domain-containing protein, which produces MKKNMGSADRVIRLILAAVMIYLAYSGTVTGIVATILYILAVVFILTSLVRTCPLYMPFGLSTCKTEQE; this is translated from the coding sequence ATGAAAAAGAACATGGGTTCTGCCGATCGCGTAATTCGCTTAATCTTGGCCGCAGTAATGATCTATTTGGCGTATTCCGGAACCGTAACCGGTATCGTGGCTACCATTCTGTACATCTTGGCCGTGGTCTTTATCCTAACCAGCTTGGTGCGTACCTGTCCGCTGTACATGCCGTTTGGATTAAGCACGTGTAAGACGGAACAAGAATAG
- a CDS encoding T9SS type A sorting domain-containing protein, with protein sequence MIAKRYFFGILSFLFLAFTFSVEAQSLPFDFESTPTAADFTDFDGGALTIVANPSTGGSNSSATVAQIVRTGGQVWGGSKITLNNPLDFTTNSTISMKVYTHAPVGTLVKLKLEDSGGSFTEVDVLTTDSSEWHTLSWDFTGAPTQFTDLVFMFDFGNVGDGSLTSTFLFDDVEQVFSGTHIDLPVDFEGNTVNYTMSDFGGNISQRVQDPTNASNMVIEVVKPVGAATWAGTTIGTPAGFATDIPLSMTESFMTVRVWSPTAGIPIRLKVEDHSDPTHTCETEVNTTVAGAWETLVFDFTNQAPGTELLSVGLAQGWTYNMASIFFNFDTDGATAGETTYYFDDVAFGNNGIGISENELAGVRVYPNPAVGRWTITSEHELRSVELYDMQGRRLTAINGHSSSVAVDASALAPGAYVLHVQSAGGSKRVTVLKQ encoded by the coding sequence ATGATCGCGAAGCGTTACTTTTTCGGAATTCTCTCTTTTCTATTTCTCGCCTTCACCTTTTCAGTAGAAGCACAGTCACTGCCGTTCGATTTTGAATCGACACCTACGGCCGCTGATTTCACGGACTTCGATGGCGGTGCGCTGACCATCGTGGCCAATCCGAGTACCGGTGGTTCCAATTCCAGTGCCACAGTGGCACAGATCGTTCGCACTGGAGGCCAGGTTTGGGGAGGTAGCAAGATCACTTTGAATAATCCGCTCGATTTTACCACGAACAGTACCATTAGCATGAAAGTGTACACCCACGCACCTGTTGGAACACTAGTTAAGCTGAAGCTCGAAGATTCCGGTGGGTCATTTACCGAGGTCGATGTATTGACAACGGATTCTAGTGAATGGCATACGCTCAGCTGGGACTTCACAGGAGCGCCTACACAATTCACGGATTTGGTCTTCATGTTCGATTTTGGAAACGTGGGCGACGGCTCTTTGACCTCAACCTTTCTGTTTGACGATGTAGAGCAAGTATTCAGTGGCACCCATATTGACTTACCGGTGGACTTTGAGGGGAATACCGTCAACTACACTATGTCGGATTTTGGAGGCAATATATCTCAAAGGGTACAAGACCCTACCAACGCGAGCAATATGGTCATTGAAGTGGTTAAGCCTGTGGGCGCAGCTACTTGGGCGGGCACCACCATTGGGACTCCGGCCGGATTCGCCACCGACATTCCACTCAGCATGACCGAGTCGTTCATGACCGTTCGCGTTTGGTCTCCGACCGCAGGGATCCCAATTCGCCTAAAAGTGGAAGATCACAGTGACCCTACCCACACCTGCGAGACGGAAGTCAACACCACCGTAGCCGGTGCTTGGGAAACCTTGGTTTTCGATTTTACCAATCAGGCTCCGGGTACGGAGCTATTGAGTGTAGGATTGGCGCAAGGCTGGACCTACAACATGGCCTCGATCTTTTTCAACTTCGATACGGATGGGGCTACGGCCGGAGAAACGACCTATTATTTCGACGATGTAGCATTTGGAAATAACGGTATCGGAATCTCGGAGAATGAGTTGGCAGGAGTCCGCGTATATCCGAATCCGGCCGTAGGCCGATGGACCATTACGTCAGAACACGAGCTACGGTCGGTTGAGTTATACGACATGCAAGGGCGCAGACTGACCGCAATCAATGGGCATTCGTCATCGGTTGCCGTCGACGCTTCGGCCCTGGCACCGGGTGCGTACGTGTTGCACGTTCAAAGTGCGGGAGGTTCAAAACGAGTGACCGTACTGAAGCAATAG